From Corvus moneduloides isolate bCorMon1 chromosome 4, bCorMon1.pri, whole genome shotgun sequence, one genomic window encodes:
- the LOC116443469 gene encoding uncharacterized protein LOC116443469 isoform X3: protein MTQVLHEWRLLVFVHLVQPQVKDSPWCCPLISTNIFCCCCKGMETSNASGYRREWMEGQCEDSDPRKTTAEGSRHTSDTSQQPSVYGGQTSIPKERSEMMKEMDEKIRKEMFERMKEMDNKIRKEMFESMKEMDDKIRKEMFESMKEVDDKIRKEMFQMTKEMDNEKITLTDPINTPLHLPDSYSRAFPGRAIQIQQQKEEEYEVLKEKNKNLESRYQELLAKTMSMHQYSEDINDPLRLSAVLERYEMLQLQQWEKVRSSMPCRWTYEQGRRIIKETMREIRKLFRQPYYQNYPKVHSEIVQEAAILTGTENQTESQFLLQCCQIYCLLLLQDPPVKAEWKMNRRYLEHVDKKDPVYWKNPSLLWPIMKRGEDVVAKGVVWDQRRMT from the exons ATGACCCAGGTGCTTCATGAATGGAGGTTACTGGTGTTTGTCCATCTGGTACAGCCACAAGT CAAGGACAGTCCCTGGTGCTGCCCACTCATTTCaacaaacattttctgctgctgctgtaaagGCATGGAGACATCCAATGCTTCTGGCTACAGAAGAGAATGGATGGAAGGACAGTGTGAGGACAGTGATCCCAGAAAGACGactgcagaaggcagcag acatACATCTGACACCTCACAGCAGCCATCAGTCTATGGAGGGCAGACTTCAATCCCGAAGGAAAGGTCTGAAATGATGAAAGAGATGGatgaaaaaataaggaaggaaaTGTTTGAAAGGATGAAAGAGATGGACAACAAAATAAGGAAGGAAATGTTCGAAAGTATGAAAGAGATGGACGACAAAATAAGGAAGGAAATGTTCGAAAGTATGAAAGAGGTGGACGACAAAATAAGGAAGGAAATGTTCCAAATGACAAAAGAGATGGACAACGAGAAAAT AACTTTGACTGACCCTATTAATACACCACTACACCTTCCAGATAGTTACAGCAG AGCATTTCCTGGAAGGGCAATCcaaatacagcagcagaaagaagaggaatatGAGGtgctgaaagagaagaacaaaaatcTGGAGTCAAG ATACCAAGAGCTCTTGGCTAAAACGATGAGCATGCACCAATACTCTGAGGACATCAATGACCCTTTGCGTTtgtctgctgtgctggagaggtATGAGATGCTCCAACTACAGCAATGGGAGAAAGTCAGGAGCTCCATGCCCTGCCGTTGGACGTATGAGCAAGGCCGTCGCATCATTAAG GAGACGATGCGAGAAATAAGGAAGCTCTTTCGGCAACCCTATTACCAAAACTACCCAAAGGTTCACTCTGAGATTGTTCAA GAAGCTGCCATTCTCACAGGAActgaaaatcaaactgaaagtcagttcctgctgcagtgctgccaaaTTTATTGTTTGCTGCTTCTTCAGGATCCACCAGTTAAAGCTGAGTGGAAGATGAACAGAAGGTATTTAGAGCATGTGGACAAGAAAGATCCAGTGTACTGGAAAAACCCATCACTTCTGTGGCCCATAATGAAACGTGGAGAGGATGTTGTTGCGAAAGGTGTAGTCTGGGATCAAAGGAGAATGACTTGA
- the LOC116443469 gene encoding uncharacterized protein LOC116443469 isoform X4 yields METSNASGYRREWMEGQCEDSDPRKTTAEGSRHTSDTSQQPSVYGGQTSIPKERSEMMKEMDEKIRKEMFERMKEMDNKIRKEMFESMKEMDDKIRKEMFESMKEVDDKIRKEMFQMTKEMDNEKITLTDPINTPLHLPDSYSRAFPGRAIQIQQQKEEEYEVLKEKNKNLESRYQELLAKTMSMHQYSEDINDPLRLSAVLERYEMLQLQQWEKVRSSMPCRWTYEQGRRIIKKLFDACEKDIQQRTDDILKALDIPLWNKALTEETMREIRKLFRQPYYQNYPKVHSEIVQEAAILTGTENQTESQFLLQCCQIYCLLLLQDPPVKAEWKMNRRYLEHVDKKDPVYWKNPSLLWPIMKRGEDVVAKGVVWDQRRMT; encoded by the exons ATGGAGACATCCAATGCTTCTGGCTACAGAAGAGAATGGATGGAAGGACAGTGTGAGGACAGTGATCCCAGAAAGACGactgcagaaggcagcag acatACATCTGACACCTCACAGCAGCCATCAGTCTATGGAGGGCAGACTTCAATCCCGAAGGAAAGGTCTGAAATGATGAAAGAGATGGatgaaaaaataaggaaggaaaTGTTTGAAAGGATGAAAGAGATGGACAACAAAATAAGGAAGGAAATGTTCGAAAGTATGAAAGAGATGGACGACAAAATAAGGAAGGAAATGTTCGAAAGTATGAAAGAGGTGGACGACAAAATAAGGAAGGAAATGTTCCAAATGACAAAAGAGATGGACAACGAGAAAAT AACTTTGACTGACCCTATTAATACACCACTACACCTTCCAGATAGTTACAGCAG AGCATTTCCTGGAAGGGCAATCcaaatacagcagcagaaagaagaggaatatGAGGtgctgaaagagaagaacaaaaatcTGGAGTCAAG ATACCAAGAGCTCTTGGCTAAAACGATGAGCATGCACCAATACTCTGAGGACATCAATGACCCTTTGCGTTtgtctgctgtgctggagaggtATGAGATGCTCCAACTACAGCAATGGGAGAAAGTCAGGAGCTCCATGCCCTGCCGTTGGACGTATGAGCAAGGCCGTCGCATCATTAAG AAGCTGTTTGATGCCTGTGAGAAAGATATACAACAGAGAACAGATGACATACTTAAAGCTCTTGACATTCCACTTTGGAATAAGGCTTTGACTGAG GAGACGATGCGAGAAATAAGGAAGCTCTTTCGGCAACCCTATTACCAAAACTACCCAAAGGTTCACTCTGAGATTGTTCAA GAAGCTGCCATTCTCACAGGAActgaaaatcaaactgaaagtcagttcctgctgcagtgctgccaaaTTTATTGTTTGCTGCTTCTTCAGGATCCACCAGTTAAAGCTGAGTGGAAGATGAACAGAAGGTATTTAGAGCATGTGGACAAGAAAGATCCAGTGTACTGGAAAAACCCATCACTTCTGTGGCCCATAATGAAACGTGGAGAGGATGTTGTTGCGAAAGGTGTAGTCTGGGATCAAAGGAGAATGACTTGA
- the LOC116443468 gene encoding LOW QUALITY PROTEIN: heat shock 70 kDa protein 12B-like (The sequence of the model RefSeq protein was modified relative to this genomic sequence to represent the inferred CDS: deleted 1 base in 1 codon), which translates to MASQSVFVVAIDFGTSYSGYCYSLASGTDQIRQVYWGTEHGLRTPKTPTCILFNQKQEFKYFGYDAVMKYKNLPSSQADSWYFFQNFKMQLYNTNVTAGMELKASNGKVLPALTVFSKSLRYLKEHALNTIQEASFQTVYDQEEITWVLTVPAIWSAAAKQFMRLAAKEAGIISGMLSEKLIIALEPEAASLWCKQLPQEGFMADSSDKKKFEDSPGIQYIVVDCGGGTVDITVHEIQENHYLKELHKATGGGWGGNRVDENFTSFLKEIFSDGVWDEYVKKHPSELQNMMYNFGLQKCSANREAVYIRCYCNLVRVAESKKDISQFFEKAVGAVWCDGTIMITYEKMKRLFDYCTNNIICALREILCKPEMDKVQYILLVGGFASSIILRDAVSQAFSSKYHILCPTEAQLAIAKGAVLFGVNPHIVTSRISRRTYGVKVSEKFDDAIHDIRKRKVSEIDGYTYCTDLFKKLVGVGQPLNINEVAYHNFYPTEPDQTSVVFAFYCTKKQDAQYVDEDGMEKLGSCVVPSPDTQLGRDRKLKMEIKFGLTEFKATCTDVTSQESRTVVIDFLSNECSTY; encoded by the exons ATGGCCAGCCAGTCAGTCTTCGTTGTTGCTATAGATTTTGGCACATCCTACAGTGGGTACTGTTATTCTCTTGCTTCAGGTACAGACCAAATCCGCCAGGTTTACTGGGGAACAGAGCATGGGCTCAGGACCCCAAAGACACCCACATGCATCTTGTTCAACCAGAAGCAGGAGTTCAAGTATTTTGGCTATGATGCTGTGATGAAGTACAAGAACCTGCCCTCCAGCCAAGCTGACAGCTGGTACTTCTTCCAGAATTTCAAGATGCAGCTGTACAACACG AATGTCACAGCTGGTATGGAGCTGAAAGCCAGCAACGGAAAGGTGCTTCCTGCCCTGACAGTCTTTTCCAAAAGCCTGCGCTACCTGAAGGAACATGCCCTGAACACCATTCAAGAGGCCTCTTTCCAAACTGTCTATGACCAGGAGGAGATCACCTGGGTCCTTACTGTCCCAGCCATATGGAGCGCTGCCGCCAAGCAGTTCATGCGTCTGGCAGCAAAAGAG GCAGGAATTATCTCTGGCATGCTCTCTGAGAAGCTGATCATTGCCTTGGAGCCAGAAGCTGCATCACTGTGGTGCAAGCAGCTTCCACAGGAAGGGTTTATGGCAGACAGCAGTGACAAGAAGAAGTTTGAAGACTCCCCTGGGATCCAGTATATTGTTGTTGACTGTGGAG GTGGCACTGTAGACATCACAGTACATGAGATCCAAGAAAACCATTACCTAAAGGAGTTACACAAGGCAACTGGAGGTGGATGGGGAGGCAACAGAGTGGATGAAAACTTCACCAGTTTCCTCAAGGAAATATTCAGTGATGGTGTATGGGATGAATATGTAAAGAAGCACCCTTCTGAATTACAAAATATGATGTACAACTTCGGCCTACAGAAATGCTCTGCTAACAGGGAGGCAGTCTACATACGTTGCTACTGCAACCTGGTCAGAGTGGCAGAGTCCAAGAAGGACATCTCCCAGTTCTTTGAAAAAGCAGTAGGAGCTGTGTGGTGTGATGGGACGATCATGATTACATATGAGAAAATGAAGAGGTTGTTTGACTACTGTACCAACAATATCATTTGTGCTTTGAGGGAAATTCTTTGCAAGCCTGAGATGGACAAAGTCCAATACATTTTGCTTGTGGGAGGCTTTGCGTCCAGCATCATCCTGAGAGATGCAGTCAGTCAGGCTTTTAGCAGCAAGTATCATATCCTTTGTCCCACAGAGGCCCAACTGGCCATTGCAAAAGGGGCTGTTTTATTTGGAGTTAATCCACACATTGTTACCTCAAGAATCAGCCGTAGGACATACGGCGTAAAAGTGAGTGAGAAATTTGATGATGCTATCCATGACATCCGTAAACGGAAGGTCTCAGAAATTGATGGCTATACTTATTGCACAGACCTCTTCAAGAAATTGGTGGGAGTTGGGCAGCCGTTGAATATAAATGAAGTTGCTTACCATAATTTCTATCCAACAGAACCAGATCAAACAAGTGTAGTCTTTGCTTTCTATTGTACAAAAAAA CAGGATGCTCAGTATGTAGATGAGGATGGGATGGAAAAGCTTGGCTCCTGTGTAGTGCCATCTCCAGACACACAGCTGGGGAGAGATCGCAAGCTGAAGATGGAGATTAAATTTGGGCTCACTGAATTTAAAGCCACATGTACTGATGTTACTTCCCAAGAAAGTCGGACAGTTGTAATAGATTTTTTATCTAATGAATGCTCGACATATTGA
- the LOC116443469 gene encoding uncharacterized protein LOC116443469 isoform X2, whose amino-acid sequence MTQVLHEWRLLVFVHLVQPQVKDSPWCCPLISTNIFCCCCKGMETSNASGYRREWMEGQCEDSDPRKTTAEGSRHTSDTSQQPSVYGGQTSIPKERSEMMKEMDEKIRKEMFERMKEMDNKIRKEMFESMKEMDDKIRKEMFESMKEVDDKIRKEMFQMTKEMDNEKIAFPGRAIQIQQQKEEEYEVLKEKNKNLESRYQELLAKTMSMHQYSEDINDPLRLSAVLERYEMLQLQQWEKVRSSMPCRWTYEQGRRIIKKLFDACEKDIQQRTDDILKALDIPLWNKALTEETMREIRKLFRQPYYQNYPKVHSEIVQEAAILTGTENQTESQFLLQCCQIYCLLLLQDPPVKAEWKMNRRYLEHVDKKDPVYWKNPSLLWPIMKRGEDVVAKGVVWDQRRMT is encoded by the exons ATGACCCAGGTGCTTCATGAATGGAGGTTACTGGTGTTTGTCCATCTGGTACAGCCACAAGT CAAGGACAGTCCCTGGTGCTGCCCACTCATTTCaacaaacattttctgctgctgctgtaaagGCATGGAGACATCCAATGCTTCTGGCTACAGAAGAGAATGGATGGAAGGACAGTGTGAGGACAGTGATCCCAGAAAGACGactgcagaaggcagcag acatACATCTGACACCTCACAGCAGCCATCAGTCTATGGAGGGCAGACTTCAATCCCGAAGGAAAGGTCTGAAATGATGAAAGAGATGGatgaaaaaataaggaaggaaaTGTTTGAAAGGATGAAAGAGATGGACAACAAAATAAGGAAGGAAATGTTCGAAAGTATGAAAGAGATGGACGACAAAATAAGGAAGGAAATGTTCGAAAGTATGAAAGAGGTGGACGACAAAATAAGGAAGGAAATGTTCCAAATGACAAAAGAGATGGACAACGAGAAAAT AGCATTTCCTGGAAGGGCAATCcaaatacagcagcagaaagaagaggaatatGAGGtgctgaaagagaagaacaaaaatcTGGAGTCAAG ATACCAAGAGCTCTTGGCTAAAACGATGAGCATGCACCAATACTCTGAGGACATCAATGACCCTTTGCGTTtgtctgctgtgctggagaggtATGAGATGCTCCAACTACAGCAATGGGAGAAAGTCAGGAGCTCCATGCCCTGCCGTTGGACGTATGAGCAAGGCCGTCGCATCATTAAG AAGCTGTTTGATGCCTGTGAGAAAGATATACAACAGAGAACAGATGACATACTTAAAGCTCTTGACATTCCACTTTGGAATAAGGCTTTGACTGAG GAGACGATGCGAGAAATAAGGAAGCTCTTTCGGCAACCCTATTACCAAAACTACCCAAAGGTTCACTCTGAGATTGTTCAA GAAGCTGCCATTCTCACAGGAActgaaaatcaaactgaaagtcagttcctgctgcagtgctgccaaaTTTATTGTTTGCTGCTTCTTCAGGATCCACCAGTTAAAGCTGAGTGGAAGATGAACAGAAGGTATTTAGAGCATGTGGACAAGAAAGATCCAGTGTACTGGAAAAACCCATCACTTCTGTGGCCCATAATGAAACGTGGAGAGGATGTTGTTGCGAAAGGTGTAGTCTGGGATCAAAGGAGAATGACTTGA
- the LOC116443469 gene encoding uncharacterized protein LOC116443469 isoform X1, with translation MTQVLHEWRLLVFVHLVQPQVKDSPWCCPLISTNIFCCCCKGMETSNASGYRREWMEGQCEDSDPRKTTAEGSRHTSDTSQQPSVYGGQTSIPKERSEMMKEMDEKIRKEMFERMKEMDNKIRKEMFESMKEMDDKIRKEMFESMKEVDDKIRKEMFQMTKEMDNEKITLTDPINTPLHLPDSYSRAFPGRAIQIQQQKEEEYEVLKEKNKNLESRYQELLAKTMSMHQYSEDINDPLRLSAVLERYEMLQLQQWEKVRSSMPCRWTYEQGRRIIKKLFDACEKDIQQRTDDILKALDIPLWNKALTEETMREIRKLFRQPYYQNYPKVHSEIVQEAAILTGTENQTESQFLLQCCQIYCLLLLQDPPVKAEWKMNRRYLEHVDKKDPVYWKNPSLLWPIMKRGEDVVAKGVVWDQRRMT, from the exons ATGACCCAGGTGCTTCATGAATGGAGGTTACTGGTGTTTGTCCATCTGGTACAGCCACAAGT CAAGGACAGTCCCTGGTGCTGCCCACTCATTTCaacaaacattttctgctgctgctgtaaagGCATGGAGACATCCAATGCTTCTGGCTACAGAAGAGAATGGATGGAAGGACAGTGTGAGGACAGTGATCCCAGAAAGACGactgcagaaggcagcag acatACATCTGACACCTCACAGCAGCCATCAGTCTATGGAGGGCAGACTTCAATCCCGAAGGAAAGGTCTGAAATGATGAAAGAGATGGatgaaaaaataaggaaggaaaTGTTTGAAAGGATGAAAGAGATGGACAACAAAATAAGGAAGGAAATGTTCGAAAGTATGAAAGAGATGGACGACAAAATAAGGAAGGAAATGTTCGAAAGTATGAAAGAGGTGGACGACAAAATAAGGAAGGAAATGTTCCAAATGACAAAAGAGATGGACAACGAGAAAAT AACTTTGACTGACCCTATTAATACACCACTACACCTTCCAGATAGTTACAGCAG AGCATTTCCTGGAAGGGCAATCcaaatacagcagcagaaagaagaggaatatGAGGtgctgaaagagaagaacaaaaatcTGGAGTCAAG ATACCAAGAGCTCTTGGCTAAAACGATGAGCATGCACCAATACTCTGAGGACATCAATGACCCTTTGCGTTtgtctgctgtgctggagaggtATGAGATGCTCCAACTACAGCAATGGGAGAAAGTCAGGAGCTCCATGCCCTGCCGTTGGACGTATGAGCAAGGCCGTCGCATCATTAAG AAGCTGTTTGATGCCTGTGAGAAAGATATACAACAGAGAACAGATGACATACTTAAAGCTCTTGACATTCCACTTTGGAATAAGGCTTTGACTGAG GAGACGATGCGAGAAATAAGGAAGCTCTTTCGGCAACCCTATTACCAAAACTACCCAAAGGTTCACTCTGAGATTGTTCAA GAAGCTGCCATTCTCACAGGAActgaaaatcaaactgaaagtcagttcctgctgcagtgctgccaaaTTTATTGTTTGCTGCTTCTTCAGGATCCACCAGTTAAAGCTGAGTGGAAGATGAACAGAAGGTATTTAGAGCATGTGGACAAGAAAGATCCAGTGTACTGGAAAAACCCATCACTTCTGTGGCCCATAATGAAACGTGGAGAGGATGTTGTTGCGAAAGGTGTAGTCTGGGATCAAAGGAGAATGACTTGA
- the LOC116443474 gene encoding cytoglobin-1-like — MSLSEAEVQSARGAWEKIYVDAEDNGTTVLVRMFTEHPDTKSYFTHFKGMDSAEEMTQSDQVRGHGKKVFSAINNMVQHLDNSEAFLGIVTPLGKKHATQLKIDPKNFRIICDIILQLMEEKFGGDCKASFEKVTNEICTHLNNIYKEEGW; from the exons ATGTCGCTCTCTGAAGCAGAGGTGCAAAGTGCCCGCGGTGCCTGGGAGAAGATATATGTGGATGCTGAGGACAATGGGACAACTGTGCTGGTCAG GATGTTTACCGAGCACCCAGACACCAAATCCTACTTCACACATTTCAAAGGCATGGACTCTGCCGAAGAGATGACACAGTCAGATCAAGTCAGGGGCCATGGCAAGAAGGTTTTCAGTGCCATCAACAACATGGTGCAACACCTGGACAACTCTGAGGCTTTTCTTGGGATAGTGACCCCACTCGGCAAGAAACATGCCACCCAGCTGAAGATTGACCCCAAAAACTTCAGG ATTATCTGTGACATTATCTTACAACTGATGGAGGAGAAATTTGGCGGAGACTGCAAAGCTTCCTTTGAGAAGGTGACCAATGAAATCTGCACCCACCTGAACAATATCTACAAAGAGGAGGGTTGGTGA